A single region of the Sorghum bicolor cultivar BTx623 chromosome 7, Sorghum_bicolor_NCBIv3, whole genome shotgun sequence genome encodes:
- the LOC110437163 gene encoding probable protein phosphatase 2C 44, with protein MMGGGRAADSQPASCSSSSSSSSSPSGPSTGAPRAHRSKRRPDILNMLMSAACLSSSSSDTGKGQSKLSSNKVTHGFHLVEGRSGHDMEDYHVAEYRYENDHELGLFAIYDGHLGDSVASYLKVHLFDNILKEPLFWSDPQEAIKNAYSSTNKYILENTKQLGPGGSTAVTAIVVDGTDMWIANIGDSRAVVCERGTASQLTVDHEPHTTNERKRIEKQGGFVSTFPGDVPRVNGQLAVARAFGDQSLKAHLSSEPDVKHIKINSSIEFVILASDGLWKVMKNQEAVDLVKSTKDPQTAAKRLTSEALGRMSKDDISCIVIRFRC; from the exons ATGATGGGCGGCGGGCGGGCGGCGGACAGCCAGCCGGCGTCCtgctcgtcctcgtcctcgtcttcgtcctCGCCGTCAGGCCCCTCGACCGGCGCCCCCCGCGCTCACCGAAGCAAGAGGCGGCCCGACATCCTCAACATGCTCATG AGTGCAGCATGTCTCAGTTCATCATCTTCTGATACTGGAAAAGGACAAAGCAAGTTATCAAGCAACAAAGTAACACACGGATTCCACTTAGTGGAAGGAAGATCTGGCCATGATATGGAAGACTACCATGTAGCAGAGTATAGATATGAAAATGATCACGAACTTGGTCTTTTTGCCATTTATGATGGACATTTGGGAGATAGCGTGGCCAGTTATTTGAAAGTTCATCTTTTTGACAACATACTGAAAGAG CCTCTCTTTTGGTCAGACCCTCAAGAAGCAATTAAAAATGCATACAGCTCTACAAACAAATATATTCTGGAAAATACTAAGCAACTTGGACCAGGGGGTTCAACAGCAGTCACTGCTATTGTAGTTGATGGTACAGATATGTGGATTGCAAATATAGGTGATTCAAGAGCTGTTGTGTGTGAAAGAGGTACTGCTAGTCAGCTTACTGTTGATCATGAACCCCATACCACTAATGAACGAAAGAGGATCGAAAAACAAGGTGGTTTTGTCTCTACATTCCCCG GTGATGTTCCTCGTGTAAATGGCCAACTTGCGGTTGCAAGAGCATTTGGTGATCAGAGCCTCAAGGCTCATTTGAGCTCAGAACCTGATGttaagcatataaagataaactCAAGCATAGAATTTGTCATACTTGCCAGTGACGGGTTATGGAAG GTAATGAAAAACCAAGAAGCTGTTGATCTGGTAAAGTCAACCAAGGACCCGCAAACAGCAGCGAAGCGATTGACGTCTGAGGCCCTAGGGAGGATGAGCAAGGACGATATCTCATGCATTGTCATCCGTTTCCGATGCTGA
- the LOC8072160 gene encoding mitochondrial pyruvate carrier 4 codes for MAATKLQALWNHPAGPKTIHFWAPTFKWGISIANIADFAKPPEKISYPQQVAVTCTGLIWSRYSLVITPRNLNLLSVNVAMAGTGLYQLSRKIRQDYFSDEKDAAPQLEA; via the exons ATGGCTGCTACAAAGCTGCAGGCACTTTGGAACCACCCTGCTGGTCCCAAAACCA TTCATTTCTGGGCGCCAACATTCAAATGGGGTATTAGCATTGCCAACATAGCCGACTTTGCTAAGCCGCCTGAAAAGATATCTTACCCTCAGCAAGTTG CTGTTACATGCACTGGACTCATTTGGTCAAGGTACAGCTTGGTTATTACACCG AGAAACTTGAACCTTCTCAGTGTTAATGTTGCAATGGCGGGTACAGGCCTGTATCAGCTTTCACGGAAGATAAG GCAAGATTACTTCTCTGATGAGAAGGATGCTGCTCCACAACTGGAAGCATAG